The proteins below come from a single Corylus avellana chromosome ca3, CavTom2PMs-1.0 genomic window:
- the LOC132176727 gene encoding uncharacterized protein LOC132176727 — MGSEIEKLEESLTSILGLLQVECGILERMVYKNKNQHRRCSYFQYLLKVRRDLRLLQSAKLEELVDSCFLVITGKRPKQKVHILESLKRRKCNSGKHNFMERLLGAVRLISQGYFDLTWLEISLSY, encoded by the exons ATGGGTTCCGAAATTGAAAAACTTGAGGAGAGCTTAACGTCTATTCTTGGTCTACTCCAAGTAGAGTGCGGCATTCTTGAAAGAATGGTGTACAAGAACAAGAACCAGCATCGGCGTTGTTCGTATTTCCAGTATCTTTTGAAG GTGAGGAGGGATTTAAGGCTGCTGCAATCAGCTAAGTTGGAGGAGTTAGTAGATTCTTGCTTTTTAGTTATCACTGGGAAGAGACCTAAACAAAAGGTGCATATTTTAGAAAG TTTAAAGAGGAGAAAATGTAATAGTggaaaacataattttatggAGCGACTTTTGGGAGCTGTACGCCTAATATCACAG GGTTATTTTGACTTAACATGGTTAGAAATCTCTCTGAGCTACTGA